The following are from one region of the Saimiri boliviensis isolate mSaiBol1 chromosome 18, mSaiBol1.pri, whole genome shotgun sequence genome:
- the LOC104651339 gene encoding uncharacterized protein LOC104651339, translated as MAASTMSVCSSTCSDSWQVDNCPESCCQPPCCAPSCCAQAPCLTLVCTPASCVSSPCCQAACEPSPCQSGCTSSCTPSCCQQSSCQPACCTSSPCQQACCVPVCCKPVCCVPTCSEGSSSCCQQSSCQPACCTSSPCQQACCVPVCCKPVCCVPVCCKSVCCMPTCSESSSCCQPACCTSSPCQQACCVPVCCKPVSCVPVCCKPVCCVPVCSGASSSCCQQSSCQPACCTTSCCRPSSSMSLLCRPMCRPACCAPASSCCAPASSCQPSCCRPASCVSLLCRPACSCPAC; from the coding sequence ATGGCCGCGTCCACCATGTCTGTCTGCTCCAGCACTTGCTCCGACTCCTGGCAGGTGGACAACTGCCCAGAGAGCTGCTGCCAGCCCCCCTGCTGCGCCCCCAGCTGCTGCGCCCAGGCCCCCTGCCTGACCCTGGTCTGCACCCCGGCGAGCTGTGTGTCCAGCCCCTGCTGCCAGGCAGCCTGTGAGCCCAGCCCCTGCCAATCAGGCTGCACCAGCTCCTGCACACCCTCATGCTGCCAGCAGTCTAGCTGCCAGCCAGCTTGCTGCACCTCCTCCCCCTGCCAGCAGGCCTGCTGTGTGCCCGTCTGCTGCAAGCCTGTTTGCTGTGTGCCCACCTGCTCTGAGGGCTCCTCTTCATGCTGCCAGCAGTCTAGCTGCCAGCCGGCTTGCTGCACATCCTCCCCCTGCCAGCAGGCCTGCTGTGTGCCCGTCTGCTGCAAGCCCGTGTGCTGTGTGCCCGTCTGCTGCAAGTCTGTGTGCTGCATGCCCACCTGCTCTGAGTCTTCTTCATGCTGCCAGCCGGCTTGCTGCACCTCCTCCCCCTGCCAGCAGGCCTGCTGTGTGCCCGTCTGCTGCAAGCCTGTGAGCTGTGTACCCGTCTGCTGCAAGCCCGTCTGCTGTGTGCCTGTCTGCTCTGGGGCTTCCTCTTCATGCTGCCAGCAGTCTAGCTGCCAGCCGGCTTGCTGCACCACCTCCTGCTGCAGACCCTCCTCCTCCATGTCCCTGCTCTGCCGCCCCATGTGCAGGCCTGCCTGCTgtgcccctgcctcctcctgctgtgcccctgcctcctcctgccagCCCAGCTGCTGTCGCCCGGCCTCCTGCGTGTCTCTCCTCTGCCGCCCTGCGTGCTCCTGCCCAGCCTGCTGA